In Nonomuraea sp. NBC_00507, the following are encoded in one genomic region:
- a CDS encoding maltokinase N-terminal cap-like domain-containing protein: MLAELLAAWISRQRWFGGKGRPIDQLSIDSDVELTPGLRHMIVAIWQDGSRDRYQLLLGERTELPDRLAHALIATVDDIYLYDAAHDADRTGWLLEGMGHDETRSGLRMRHVPGIEIDTSPRSLVLGAEQSNTSLVYGDAYICKLFRRLIPGVNPELEIITALAARKAPHIAQPYGWIETDLDGTDTTLAIMQEFLSNANDGWDLALASVRDLYASMPEITAADAGGDFAAESHRLGVATAQVHHELAAAFPTDVVETHEVKRMAEAFRRRLGRAVSEVPELRQHVGVLEDAYHQVEKLTTEVFVQRVHGDYHLGQVMRTPTDWVVLDFEGEPGQPLAERRALSSPLRDVAGMLRSFDYAARHLLAGHPEAAELEPRAQEWADRNRTSFMEGYMEGGGGINRGDAALLRAFELAKAVYEVVYEARNRPTWLPIPLAAFRPR, translated from the coding sequence GTGCTTGCTGAGCTCCTTGCCGCATGGATCAGCCGACAGCGATGGTTCGGCGGCAAGGGGCGCCCGATCGACCAGCTGTCGATCGACTCGGACGTCGAGCTGACGCCCGGGCTCAGACACATGATCGTCGCCATCTGGCAGGACGGCTCGCGCGACCGCTACCAACTCCTGCTCGGCGAGCGCACGGAGCTTCCCGACCGGTTGGCGCACGCCCTGATCGCCACGGTCGACGACATCTACCTGTACGACGCCGCGCACGACGCCGACCGCACCGGCTGGCTGCTCGAGGGCATGGGCCACGACGAGACCCGCAGCGGCCTGCGCATGCGCCACGTCCCCGGCATCGAGATCGACACCTCGCCGCGCAGCCTGGTGCTCGGGGCCGAGCAGTCCAACACCTCTCTCGTGTACGGCGACGCCTACATCTGCAAGCTCTTCCGCCGCCTCATCCCAGGGGTCAACCCGGAGCTGGAGATCATCACCGCCCTGGCCGCCAGGAAAGCCCCGCACATCGCGCAGCCGTACGGGTGGATCGAGACCGATCTCGACGGCACGGACACCACTCTGGCGATCATGCAGGAGTTCCTGTCCAACGCCAACGACGGTTGGGACCTGGCGCTGGCCAGCGTGCGCGACCTGTACGCCTCCATGCCCGAGATCACGGCCGCCGACGCGGGAGGCGACTTCGCGGCCGAGTCGCATCGGCTCGGCGTCGCCACCGCCCAGGTGCACCACGAGCTGGCCGCCGCCTTCCCTACGGACGTCGTCGAGACCCACGAGGTCAAGCGCATGGCGGAGGCCTTCAGACGCCGGTTGGGCCGGGCCGTGTCCGAGGTTCCCGAGCTGCGGCAGCACGTGGGCGTCCTGGAGGACGCCTATCACCAGGTGGAGAAGCTCACCACCGAAGTGTTCGTGCAGCGGGTTCACGGGGACTACCACCTGGGCCAGGTCATGCGCACCCCCACCGACTGGGTAGTGCTGGACTTCGAGGGCGAGCCCGGGCAGCCGCTGGCCGAGCGCAGGGCGCTGTCGTCGCCGCTGCGTGACGTGGCGGGGATGCTGCGCTCGTTCGACTACGCCGCCAGGCACCTGCTGGCCGGCCATCCGGAGGCGGCCGAGCTGGAGCCCAGGGCCCAGGAGTGGGCGGACCGCAACCGGACCTCCTTCATGGAGGGATACATGGAGGGCGGCGGCGGGATCAACCGCGGGGACGCGGCGCTGCTGCGGGCGTTCGAGCTGGCGAAGGCGGTGTACGAGGTGGTCTACGAGGCCAGGAACCGGCCCACCTGGTTGCCCATCCCCCTGGCCGCCTTCCGGCCGCGCTAG
- the treS gene encoding maltose alpha-D-glucosyltransferase — protein MSSTTPIPNTFDEEKPRDPYWYKRAVFYEVLIRGFADSNGDGTGDIRGLISKLDYLQWLGVDCLWLLPLYESPLRDGGYDIADFMKILPEFGDLGDFVRLVDEAHKRGMRVIADLVMNHTSDAHPWFQASRHDPEGPFGDFYVWSDTDEKYQDARIIFIDTETSNWTYDPVRGQYYWHRFFHHQPDLNYENPDVQEAMLEVLRFWLDLGIDGFRLDAVPYLFEEEGTNCENLPRTHEYLRRIRTEVDRLFPDRVLLAEANQWPSDVVEYFGDPVGGGDECHMAFHFPLMPRIFMAVRRESRYPISEILAQTPKIPEHCQWGIFLRNHDELTLEMVTDEERDYMYTEYAKDPRMRANVGIRRRLAPLLENDRNQIELFTALLLSLPGSPVLYYGDEIGMGDNIWLGDRDGVRTPMQWDPDRNAGFSDCDPGRLYLPVIMDPIYGYQAINVEAMQKNAGSLLHWTRRMIEIRKRHPVFGLGEYIELNSSNPSVLAFVRELGDDRMLCVNNLSRFPQPVELDLRRFVGVSPVETMGGVPFPAIGELPYLLTLPGHGFYWFTLPPAITQEE, from the coding sequence ATGAGCTCCACCACACCCATTCCCAACACCTTTGACGAGGAAAAGCCGCGCGATCCTTACTGGTACAAGCGGGCGGTCTTCTACGAGGTCCTGATCAGAGGCTTCGCCGACTCCAATGGGGACGGCACGGGTGACATCCGTGGCCTCATCAGCAAGCTCGACTACCTGCAATGGCTGGGCGTCGACTGCCTCTGGCTGCTGCCGCTGTACGAGTCGCCGCTGCGGGACGGGGGCTACGACATCGCCGACTTCATGAAGATCCTGCCCGAGTTCGGGGATCTGGGGGACTTCGTCCGGCTCGTCGATGAGGCGCACAAGCGCGGCATGCGGGTCATCGCCGACCTGGTCATGAACCACACCAGCGACGCGCACCCATGGTTCCAGGCCTCGCGGCACGATCCCGAGGGGCCGTTCGGCGACTTCTACGTGTGGTCCGACACCGATGAGAAGTACCAGGACGCCCGGATCATCTTCATCGACACCGAGACGTCCAACTGGACCTACGACCCGGTGCGCGGCCAGTACTACTGGCATCGCTTCTTCCACCACCAGCCGGACCTCAACTACGAGAACCCGGACGTGCAGGAGGCCATGCTGGAGGTGCTGCGGTTCTGGCTGGACCTGGGCATCGACGGGTTCCGGCTGGACGCGGTGCCCTACCTCTTCGAGGAGGAGGGCACCAACTGCGAGAACCTCCCCAGGACGCACGAATACCTCAGGCGCATCCGCACCGAGGTGGACCGGCTCTTCCCGGACCGGGTGCTGCTCGCCGAGGCCAACCAGTGGCCGTCGGACGTGGTGGAGTACTTCGGCGACCCGGTAGGCGGCGGGGACGAATGCCACATGGCCTTCCATTTCCCGCTGATGCCTCGCATCTTCATGGCCGTACGCCGGGAGTCCCGTTACCCCATCTCCGAAATCTTGGCCCAGACGCCGAAGATTCCTGAGCACTGCCAGTGGGGGATCTTCCTCCGCAACCACGACGAGCTGACGCTCGAGATGGTCACGGACGAAGAACGCGACTACATGTACACCGAATATGCCAAGGACCCCCGCATGCGGGCGAACGTCGGCATCCGCCGCCGTCTGGCCCCCCTGCTGGAGAACGACCGCAACCAGATCGAGCTGTTCACCGCGCTGCTCCTGTCGCTGCCCGGCTCCCCGGTGCTGTACTACGGCGACGAGATCGGCATGGGCGACAACATCTGGCTCGGCGACCGCGACGGCGTCCGCACGCCCATGCAGTGGGACCCGGACCGCAACGCCGGCTTCTCCGACTGCGACCCGGGGCGGCTCTACCTGCCGGTGATCATGGACCCGATCTACGGCTACCAGGCCATCAACGTCGAGGCCATGCAGAAGAACGCCGGTTCGCTGCTGCACTGGACCCGGCGCATGATCGAGATCCGCAAGCGGCACCCCGTGTTCGGTCTCGGCGAGTACATCGAGCTCAATTCGTCCAACCCCAGCGTGCTCGCGTTCGTGCGGGAGCTGGGTGACGACCGGATGCTCTGCGTGAACAACCTGTCACGCTTCCCGCAACCGGTCGAACTCGACCTGCGCAGATTCGTCGGCGTCTCCCCCGTGGAAACCATGGGAGGCGTGCCATTTCCGGCAATTGGCGAACTTCCGTATCTTTTGACGCTACCTGGGCATGGGTTCTACTGGTTCACACTCCCGCCGGCCATAACCCAGGAGGAGTAG
- a CDS encoding MurR/RpiR family transcriptional regulator, whose amino-acid sequence MDDSGNGLRADTLVATVRGVLPSLTPAAQTVARLILEDPATVARSTITELSAASGTSEATIVRTARLLGFAGYPQLRLALAAAAAQPDRLVPGDLAPDDPLSEVIQKVARAESEAINDTVAQLTSERLGLVVDAIVAARRIDAYGVGASGLVAEDVAQKLLRIGLSSHAFQDAHLALTSAVLLRAGDVAIGISTSGETPDVIEPLLRAKEAGATTVAITNNPRSSIAELAEHVLISAGRETEFRPGALASRISQLLVVDCLFVGVAQRTYDSSQEALASTRRAVKEFTRRNSPARRQL is encoded by the coding sequence GTGGACGACAGCGGCAACGGCCTGCGGGCCGACACTCTGGTGGCCACGGTTCGCGGTGTGCTGCCGTCCCTGACGCCGGCCGCCCAGACCGTCGCACGCCTCATCCTGGAAGACCCCGCCACGGTGGCCAGGAGCACCATCACGGAGCTCTCCGCCGCCTCGGGCACTAGCGAGGCCACGATCGTGCGGACGGCCCGGCTCCTCGGGTTCGCCGGCTATCCGCAGCTGCGCCTGGCCCTGGCGGCCGCCGCCGCGCAGCCGGACCGGCTGGTGCCCGGCGACCTGGCCCCCGACGACCCGCTGTCGGAGGTGATCCAGAAGGTCGCGCGGGCCGAGTCCGAGGCGATCAACGACACGGTGGCCCAGCTGACCTCGGAGCGGCTCGGCCTGGTCGTCGACGCCATCGTCGCGGCCCGGCGGATCGACGCCTACGGGGTCGGCGCCTCCGGCCTCGTGGCCGAGGACGTCGCGCAGAAGCTGCTGCGCATCGGCCTGTCCAGCCACGCCTTCCAGGACGCGCACCTGGCGCTGACCAGCGCGGTCCTGCTCAGGGCAGGGGACGTGGCGATCGGGATCAGCACCTCGGGGGAGACCCCCGACGTGATCGAGCCCCTGCTGCGGGCGAAGGAGGCGGGCGCGACCACGGTCGCGATCACCAACAACCCGCGCTCGTCGATCGCGGAGCTGGCCGAGCACGTGCTGATCTCCGCCGGGCGTGAGACGGAGTTCCGTCCCGGCGCCCTGGCCAGCAGGATCAGCCAGCTCCTCGTCGTCGACTGCTTGTTCGTCGGCGTCGCCCAGCGCACGTACGACTCCTCTCAGGAGGCGCTCGCGAGCACCAGGCGCGCCGTCAAGGAGTTCACCCGGAGAAACTCACCTGCACGTCGTCAGCTTTGA
- the glgP gene encoding alpha-glucan family phosphorylase — MRAIRRFTVRTVLPAELAALGELVHNLRWSWHPETMDLFAEVDAELWEQVGHDPVALLGAVTPARLTELAADRRFLRRLADAADDLREYMTSPRWYQTLPDSAAAIAYFSPEYGIAAALPQYSGGLGILAGDHLKAASDLGVPILAVGLLYRHGYFTQSLSPEGWQLEHYPSLDAGGLPLSLLKEPDGTAVKIRLALPEERVLHAQVWVAQVGRVPLLLLDSDVADNDNPARDITDRLYGGGTDHRLMQELLLGVGGVRAIRAYCRITGHAEPEVFHTNEGHAGFLGLERIRELTEARLSFDEALEAVRAGTVFTTHTPVPAGIDRFPRDMIERHFGGSAAWPTVPVERILALGAEADPSRFNMAVMGMRLAQRVNGVSELHGQVSRDMFKALWPGFDLDEVPIGSITNGVHAPTWVGRELMELAGRELPSLLERARGWEGIQKIPDSDIWKIRGTQRRRLVEGARIRLRKAWRERGASDAELGWIDDALDPDVLTIGFARRVPSYKRLTLMLHDPQRLTELLLDPHKPVQIVIAGKAHPADEGGKKLIQQIVKFADQQHVRHRIVFLPDYDMALGQLMVQGCDVWLNNPLRPLEASGTSGMKSALNGGLNLSIRDGWWDEWYDGTNGWAIPTADGVSDPERRDELEAAALYDLIEHEVSDRFYDRPMDGLPRRWMEMVKHTLASLGPKVLAGRMLRDYVVGLYIPAAEAARALSADSYAPAKAFAAWRVRVTRAWPGVRVEHVEALGVGDTPEVGATVELHATIALGDLEADDVLVEAAYGKVGPHDELVHPSYAKLTVGSVDDDGRAHYTGTVPLDRTGAYGYTVRVVPYHPLLATPAELGLIAVPEEPAGMTNGTLR; from the coding sequence GTGAGAGCAATCCGCCGGTTCACCGTCCGCACCGTTCTGCCCGCGGAGCTGGCCGCCCTCGGCGAGCTCGTGCACAATCTCCGCTGGTCGTGGCACCCGGAGACGATGGATCTCTTCGCCGAGGTCGACGCGGAGCTCTGGGAGCAGGTCGGGCACGATCCCGTGGCCCTGCTCGGCGCCGTCACACCGGCCCGGCTGACCGAGCTGGCCGCCGACCGCCGTTTCCTGCGCCGTCTCGCCGACGCCGCCGATGACCTGCGCGAATACATGACCTCACCGCGCTGGTATCAGACGCTGCCCGACAGCGCCGCCGCCATCGCCTACTTCTCGCCGGAATACGGCATCGCGGCCGCGCTGCCGCAGTATTCCGGCGGCCTCGGCATCCTGGCGGGCGACCACCTCAAAGCGGCCAGCGACCTGGGCGTGCCGATCCTCGCGGTCGGCCTGCTCTACCGGCACGGCTACTTCACGCAGTCGCTCTCGCCCGAGGGCTGGCAGCTGGAGCACTACCCGTCGCTCGACGCGGGCGGCCTGCCGCTGTCCCTGCTCAAGGAGCCCGACGGTACCGCCGTCAAGATCCGCCTGGCCCTGCCGGAGGAGCGCGTGCTGCACGCGCAGGTGTGGGTGGCGCAGGTGGGCCGGGTGCCGCTGCTGCTGCTCGACTCCGATGTGGCCGACAACGACAACCCCGCCCGCGACATCACCGACCGCCTCTACGGCGGCGGCACCGACCACCGGCTCATGCAGGAGCTGCTGCTGGGCGTCGGCGGCGTGCGCGCCATCAGGGCCTACTGCCGCATCACCGGCCATGCCGAGCCCGAGGTCTTCCACACCAACGAGGGCCACGCCGGCTTCCTCGGCCTGGAGCGCATCCGCGAGCTGACCGAGGCCCGCCTCTCCTTCGACGAGGCGCTGGAGGCCGTGCGGGCGGGCACGGTGTTCACCACGCACACGCCCGTGCCCGCGGGCATCGACCGGTTCCCCCGCGACATGATCGAGCGCCACTTCGGCGGCTCGGCCGCCTGGCCCACCGTGCCCGTCGAGCGCATCCTGGCGCTGGGTGCGGAGGCCGACCCCAGCCGGTTCAACATGGCGGTCATGGGCATGCGGCTGGCCCAGCGGGTCAACGGCGTGTCCGAGCTGCACGGCCAGGTCAGCAGGGACATGTTCAAGGCCCTCTGGCCGGGATTCGACCTGGACGAGGTCCCGATCGGGTCCATCACCAACGGTGTGCACGCCCCGACCTGGGTCGGCCGCGAGCTCATGGAGCTGGCCGGCCGCGAGCTTCCCTCGCTGCTGGAGCGGGCCCGCGGCTGGGAGGGCATCCAGAAGATCCCCGACAGCGACATCTGGAAGATCAGGGGCACGCAACGGCGCCGCCTGGTCGAGGGCGCCAGGATCCGTCTCCGCAAGGCCTGGCGCGAGCGCGGCGCCTCCGACGCCGAGCTGGGGTGGATCGACGACGCGCTCGACCCCGATGTGCTGACGATCGGCTTCGCCCGGCGCGTGCCGTCGTACAAGCGGCTCACGCTCATGCTGCACGACCCCCAGCGGCTGACCGAGCTCCTGCTCGACCCGCACAAGCCGGTCCAGATCGTGATCGCCGGCAAGGCCCACCCCGCCGACGAGGGCGGCAAGAAGCTGATCCAGCAGATCGTCAAGTTCGCCGACCAGCAGCACGTCAGGCACCGGATCGTGTTCCTGCCCGACTATGACATGGCGCTGGGCCAGCTCATGGTCCAGGGATGCGACGTGTGGCTGAACAACCCGCTGCGGCCCCTGGAGGCGTCCGGCACCTCCGGCATGAAGTCCGCGCTGAACGGCGGGCTCAACCTGTCCATCCGCGACGGCTGGTGGGACGAGTGGTACGACGGGACCAACGGCTGGGCCATCCCCACCGCCGACGGCGTGAGCGACCCGGAGCGGCGGGACGAGCTGGAGGCCGCCGCCCTGTACGACCTGATCGAGCACGAGGTGTCCGACCGGTTCTACGACCGTCCCATGGACGGACTGCCGCGGCGCTGGATGGAGATGGTCAAGCACACCCTGGCCTCGCTCGGGCCCAAGGTGCTCGCGGGGCGCATGCTCAGGGACTACGTGGTGGGTCTCTACATCCCGGCCGCGGAGGCCGCCAGGGCGCTGTCGGCAGACTCGTACGCGCCGGCGAAGGCGTTCGCCGCCTGGCGGGTCCGGGTCACCCGGGCCTGGCCCGGCGTCCGGGTGGAGCACGTCGAGGCGTTGGGCGTGGGGGACACGCCTGAGGTCGGCGCCACCGTGGAGTTGCACGCCACCATCGCGCTCGGCGATCTGGAGGCCGATGACGTGCTGGTCGAGGCGGCCTATGGGAAGGTCGGGCCGCACGACGAGCTGGTGCATCCCTCCTACGCGAAGCTGACCGTGGGGTCGGTGGATGACGACGGGAGGGCGCACTACACGGGCACGGTGCCGCTCGACCGCACGGGTGCTTACGGGTACACCGTCCGGGTGGTCCCCTACCACCCGCTCCTCGCGACCCCCGCGGAACTGGGGCTGATCGCCGTGCCCGAGGAACCCGCGGGCATGACGAACGGCACGTTGCGCTAA
- a CDS encoding alpha-1,4-glucan--maltose-1-phosphate maltosyltransferase — protein MIGRIPISDISPVVDCGQWPAKAVAGETFQVSATVFREGHDAVAAGVVLTAPDGQRGRLRPMRELAPGTDRWGVDVSLPAEGDWLFRVEAWSDPIHTWLHDAEIKIPRGMDVDLMCEEGARLFERAAKAVRTPDCPNGAPTSGKGSNNGTNGQKKGNGNGESTCGHRAALLSISATLRDENLDPRARLSIAQLPETAALLGAHPYRELVTRSKSHKIRVDRRRALYGSWYEFFPRSEGAIVNDNGISKSGTFQTAAKRLPAVAKMGFDVVYLPPVHPIGSTFRKGRNNTLSPEPDDPGSPWAIGSEDGGHDAVHPDLGTIEDFDEFVARTRELGMEVALDLALQCSPDHPWVKEHPEWFTIRADGSIAYAENPPKKYQDIYPVNFDKDPEGIYAEVKRVVRHWMDHGVRIFRVDNPHTKPVGFWERLLADIHTTDPDVIFLSEAFTRPAMLRTLAKIGFHQSYTYYTWKNSKYDVETYLAELSQETSAYLRPNLFVNTPDILHEYLQHGGIPAFKIRAVLAALTSPTWGVYSGYELGESIPVRPGSEEYLDSEKYQYKPRDWITAEREGRSLAPFITHLNLFRRAHPALQELRNLRFHRVDQPDIVCFSKRLPGAYDTATRRHGLGDVVLAVVNLDPHHTHEATVDLDLPALGLDWGAEFVVDDELSGESYRWRQSNYVRLDPHIQPAHILTVRAAPR, from the coding sequence ATGATCGGACGAATTCCCATCTCGGACATCTCCCCCGTCGTCGACTGCGGGCAGTGGCCCGCCAAAGCGGTCGCCGGCGAGACCTTCCAGGTCTCGGCGACCGTGTTCAGAGAGGGCCACGACGCCGTGGCCGCGGGCGTGGTGCTCACCGCGCCCGACGGGCAGCGTGGTCGCCTGAGACCGATGCGCGAGCTCGCGCCCGGCACTGACCGCTGGGGCGTGGACGTGTCCCTGCCCGCGGAGGGCGACTGGCTCTTCCGCGTGGAGGCGTGGAGCGACCCGATCCACACGTGGCTGCACGACGCGGAGATCAAGATCCCGCGCGGTATGGACGTCGATCTCATGTGCGAGGAAGGCGCCCGGCTCTTCGAGCGGGCCGCCAAGGCCGTGCGCACGCCGGACTGCCCCAACGGCGCACCCACGAGCGGCAAGGGCAGCAATAACGGCACAAATGGGCAAAAAAAGGGGAACGGCAACGGCGAGAGCACCTGCGGGCACCGGGCGGCGCTGCTGTCGATCTCCGCCACGCTGCGTGATGAGAACCTGGACCCCCGAGCCCGGTTGTCGATCGCGCAGTTGCCCGAGACCGCCGCATTGCTGGGCGCGCACCCCTACCGCGAGCTGGTGACCCGGTCCAAGTCCCACAAGATCAGGGTGGACCGGCGCCGGGCGCTCTACGGCTCGTGGTACGAGTTCTTCCCCCGGTCGGAGGGGGCGATCGTCAACGACAACGGCATCTCCAAGTCCGGAACCTTCCAGACAGCCGCGAAGAGGCTCCCCGCGGTCGCCAAGATGGGGTTCGACGTCGTCTACCTGCCGCCCGTCCACCCCATCGGCAGCACGTTCAGGAAGGGCCGCAACAACACGCTGAGCCCGGAGCCCGACGACCCCGGTTCCCCCTGGGCGATCGGGTCGGAGGACGGCGGCCACGACGCGGTGCACCCGGACCTGGGCACGATCGAGGACTTCGACGAGTTCGTGGCGCGCACGCGCGAGCTGGGCATGGAGGTCGCCCTGGATCTCGCGCTGCAGTGCTCGCCCGACCACCCGTGGGTCAAGGAGCACCCCGAGTGGTTCACGATCAGGGCCGACGGCTCGATCGCCTACGCCGAGAACCCGCCGAAGAAGTACCAGGACATCTATCCGGTCAACTTCGACAAGGATCCCGAGGGCATCTACGCCGAGGTCAAGCGGGTGGTGCGGCACTGGATGGACCACGGGGTGCGGATCTTCCGGGTGGACAACCCGCACACCAAGCCGGTGGGGTTCTGGGAGCGGCTGCTGGCCGACATCCACACGACCGACCCGGATGTGATCTTCCTGTCGGAGGCGTTCACCCGGCCGGCGATGTTGCGCACGCTGGCCAAGATCGGCTTCCACCAGTCGTACACGTACTACACGTGGAAGAACTCCAAGTACGACGTGGAGACGTACCTCGCGGAGCTCTCCCAGGAGACCTCGGCCTACCTGCGGCCGAACCTGTTCGTGAACACGCCGGACATCCTGCACGAATACCTGCAGCACGGCGGGATCCCGGCGTTCAAGATCAGGGCAGTGCTGGCCGCGCTCACGTCGCCGACTTGGGGCGTGTATTCAGGGTACGAACTCGGCGAAAGTATCCCGGTTCGCCCAGGCAGCGAGGAATATCTAGATAGTGAGAAATATCAGTACAAGCCCCGCGATTGGATTACGGCCGAACGCGAAGGGCGCAGCCTGGCTCCCTTCATCACCCACCTGAATTTGTTCCGAAGAGCGCATCCGGCGCTGCAGGAATTGCGTAATCTACGATTCCACAGGGTCGACCAACCGGACATCGTCTGCTTCTCCAAGCGGCTTCCTGGCGCCTATGACACGGCCACACGAAGGCACGGGCTGGGCGACGTCGTTCTGGCGGTCGTCAACCTGGATCCGCACCACACCCACGAGGCAACCGTTGATCTTGACCTGCCCGCGCTCGGACTCGACTGGGGCGCCGAATTCGTCGTCGATGACGAGCTCTCCGGCGAGTCCTACCGCTGGAGGCAGAGCAACTATGTACGCCTCGACCCCCATATCCAGCCAGCCCACATTCTCACCGTCCGAGCCGCGCCACGGTAG
- a CDS encoding N-acetylmuramoyl-L-alanine amidase, with protein MRRLLAIAVVAILPLTNVTAARAQEPADRQQAFAAAAEEFQVPQSVLLGVSYLESRWDAHAGQPSSDAGFGPMHLTDAAAYTGSNHHHEGEEDARGDESRPLPEPEEQPEPAEIPASLRTMERAAELTGESNERLRTDDAANIRGGAALLADYQKALGAPLSDDPGEWYGAVAKYSGAEEAAAAKFFADEVFTTIKEGAERTTDDGERVRLPAVPGLVKIEKWLEKLGLRPPRADGVECPASVSCEWIPSAYQQLPNGNYGHYDLANRPVSQKIDYIIIHDMEGYFLPSIRLNQDPNYRASWQYSIRSADGHIAQHIKSKDVAWQAGNWYINAKSIGIEHEGFLAEGSTWYTEAMYRSSARLVRYLALRHGVPLDRAHILGHDNVPGTLPTTVRGMHEDPGPFWDWAHYFQLMGAPLHQFGGPRAGSIMIKPDFATNKPYFYGCDRKNPSAACPPLPAGTVWLRTEPRADAPLVKDIGKHPTGESLYSVYDHSARASTGQRFAVADRQGDWTAIWYLGQKAWFHNPAGAPTAIPSMGLVVTPKPGKATVPVYGRAYPEQEAYPAGIPYQAVTPLQYTFSAGEKYTLAGPVATEYYRAVTFNLEDHKVVRGKTKYLEIQFGHRVMFVKADDVQVSFSG; from the coding sequence ATGCGCAGATTACTGGCGATCGCCGTGGTCGCCATCCTGCCCTTAACGAACGTCACCGCCGCCCGCGCCCAGGAGCCCGCCGACCGCCAGCAGGCCTTCGCCGCCGCAGCCGAGGAGTTCCAGGTCCCGCAGAGCGTTCTGCTCGGCGTCTCCTACCTGGAGTCGCGCTGGGACGCCCACGCCGGCCAGCCTTCCAGCGACGCCGGGTTCGGGCCCATGCACCTGACCGACGCGGCCGCGTACACCGGGTCCAACCATCACCACGAGGGTGAGGAGGACGCCCGCGGCGACGAGAGCCGGCCGCTGCCCGAACCCGAAGAGCAGCCTGAGCCCGCCGAGATCCCCGCCTCCCTACGCACCATGGAGCGGGCGGCCGAGCTGACCGGCGAGAGCAACGAGCGGCTGCGTACGGACGACGCCGCCAACATCCGGGGCGGCGCGGCGCTGCTGGCCGACTATCAGAAGGCGCTCGGCGCGCCGCTGAGCGACGACCCGGGCGAGTGGTACGGCGCCGTGGCCAAATACTCGGGCGCCGAGGAGGCCGCCGCCGCCAAGTTCTTCGCCGACGAGGTCTTCACCACGATCAAGGAAGGCGCCGAGCGGACCACCGACGACGGGGAGCGGGTCCGGCTGCCGGCCGTGCCCGGCCTGGTGAAGATCGAGAAGTGGCTGGAGAAGCTCGGCCTGCGCCCGCCGCGGGCCGACGGCGTCGAGTGCCCCGCCTCGGTCTCCTGCGAGTGGATCCCCTCGGCTTACCAGCAGTTGCCCAATGGCAATTACGGGCACTACGACCTGGCGAACCGGCCGGTCAGCCAGAAGATCGACTACATCATCATTCACGACATGGAGGGATATTTCCTGCCCTCCATCCGCCTCAACCAGGACCCGAACTACCGCGCGAGCTGGCAATACTCCATCCGCTCCGCCGACGGCCACATCGCCCAGCACATCAAGAGCAAGGACGTCGCCTGGCAGGCCGGCAACTGGTACATCAACGCCAAGTCCATCGGCATCGAGCACGAGGGCTTCCTGGCCGAGGGCAGCACCTGGTACACCGAGGCGATGTACCGCTCGTCCGCCCGCCTGGTCCGCTACCTGGCGCTCCGGCACGGCGTGCCGCTGGACCGCGCCCACATCCTGGGCCACGACAACGTGCCCGGCACGCTTCCGACGACGGTCAGGGGCATGCACGAGGACCCCGGCCCGTTCTGGGACTGGGCGCACTACTTCCAGCTGATGGGCGCGCCACTGCACCAGTTCGGCGGGCCGCGGGCCGGGTCGATCATGATCAAGCCGGACTTCGCCACGAACAAGCCGTACTTCTATGGCTGCGACCGCAAGAACCCGTCAGCCGCCTGCCCGCCGCTGCCCGCCGGCACCGTCTGGCTGCGTACCGAGCCACGCGCCGACGCGCCGCTGGTCAAGGACATCGGCAAGCACCCCACGGGCGAGTCCCTCTACAGCGTCTACGACCACAGCGCCCGCGCCAGCACCGGCCAGCGCTTCGCCGTGGCCGACCGCCAGGGCGACTGGACGGCGATCTGGTATCTCGGCCAGAAGGCGTGGTTCCACAACCCGGCCGGCGCGCCGACCGCCATCCCGTCCATGGGCCTGGTCGTGACCCCGAAGCCGGGCAAAGCGACCGTCCCGGTGTACGGCAGGGCGTACCCGGAGCAGGAGGCGTACCCGGCGGGCATCCCCTACCAGGCCGTGACCCCGCTGCAGTACACGTTCTCGGCAGGCGAGAAGTACACCCTCGCCGGGCCGGTGGCCACGGAGTACTACCGCGCGGTCACGTTCAACCTGGAGGACCACAAGGTGGTCCGGGGCAAGACCAAGTATCTGGAGATCCAGTTCGGCCACCGCGTGATGTTCGTCAAAGCTGACGACGTGCAGGTGAGTTTCTCCGGGTGA
- a CDS encoding PaaI family thioesterase — protein sequence MGTPTLDLHVQFLRPARPGRLVGHGRVVRRGRQVCFMASELLGPDGEPVAVANAHIQSLDPQARQSVNE from the coding sequence GTGGGGACGCCAACCCTCGACCTCCATGTCCAGTTCCTGCGCCCGGCCCGCCCCGGTCGGCTCGTGGGCCACGGTCGGGTCGTCCGGCGCGGCAGACAGGTGTGCTTCATGGCCAGCGAGCTCCTGGGCCCGGATGGCGAGCCCGTGGCCGTGGCCAACGCCCACATCCAGTCCCTCGACCCGCAGGCCCGACAGAGTGTTAACGAGTGA